Proteins from one Sphingomonas insulae genomic window:
- the virB10 gene encoding type IV secretion system protein VirB10, with translation MADNVIDRGGEISPDSVPSHQPDTVVARGGGWGNMALIGAGIGLIGAIGGIAIGYGAFHRAPSATAAAEPAKASDRAVADVMGTPNAQRALLANQLGQPGAPQTDIFGRPIAAPPGQQALDANGNAVPATTGTTSMANGQQSPGQRRAEQARAMADAARRSPIMAFGNTGNAAGAPAMTGATSDGVGGAPGRSLDQSGDGERSGGRSMVAGQGFGASGFGAPGEDDAAPKGATDFVDQLAHSAIQTVRATMVADRNLLLSAGTVVPCTLQTAINSTQAGFVSCVINHDVYSENGRIVLLDKGTKVLGQYSGGITQGQARLFVLWTRALTPRGVAIDLGSPAADSLGRAGLPGGVDTQFWARFGVGLVISVLEDASSIASRAVAGQGTYTTQVPGTTAQTVLQNTMTIKPILKKNQGDTAAIFVAKDFDFRSVYDVRLRP, from the coding sequence CATCGGCGCCGGTATTGGGCTGATCGGCGCCATAGGAGGCATCGCGATCGGCTATGGTGCCTTCCACCGCGCGCCCAGCGCGACGGCCGCTGCCGAACCCGCCAAGGCCAGCGACCGGGCCGTCGCCGACGTGATGGGGACACCCAATGCGCAGCGAGCGCTCCTCGCCAACCAGCTCGGGCAACCCGGTGCCCCGCAGACCGACATCTTCGGTCGACCAATCGCAGCCCCGCCGGGGCAACAGGCGCTCGACGCCAACGGCAACGCCGTTCCGGCGACGACCGGCACGACCTCGATGGCCAACGGTCAGCAGAGCCCCGGACAACGACGTGCCGAGCAGGCCCGAGCGATGGCGGACGCGGCACGCCGATCGCCGATCATGGCGTTCGGCAACACCGGAAATGCCGCGGGCGCTCCTGCGATGACGGGTGCCACTAGCGACGGCGTGGGCGGAGCGCCCGGGCGAAGCCTCGATCAGAGCGGTGATGGCGAACGATCCGGCGGACGGTCGATGGTAGCGGGGCAGGGTTTCGGCGCGAGCGGCTTCGGTGCCCCGGGCGAGGATGATGCCGCACCGAAGGGTGCGACCGACTTTGTTGACCAGCTCGCCCACTCCGCGATCCAGACGGTGCGCGCGACCATGGTCGCGGATCGCAATCTGTTGCTGAGCGCAGGCACAGTCGTCCCCTGCACGCTCCAGACGGCGATCAACTCGACCCAGGCGGGGTTCGTTTCCTGCGTCATCAACCACGACGTCTATTCGGAGAACGGCCGGATCGTCCTGCTCGACAAGGGGACGAAGGTGCTGGGGCAATATTCGGGAGGGATCACCCAGGGCCAGGCGCGCCTTTTCGTGCTGTGGACCCGTGCCCTGACGCCGCGTGGCGTCGCGATCGACCTGGGGTCGCCGGCCGCCGACAGCCTCGGGCGTGCCGGGCTTCCAGGCGGCGTCGATACCCAATTCTGGGCGCGCTTCGGCGTAGGCCTCGTCATCTCGGTGCTGGAAGATGCATCGAGCATCGCTAGCCGGGCCGTCGCCGGCCAAGGCACCTACACCACGCAGGTTCCCGGCACGACGGCGCAGACCGTTCTGCAGAACACGATGACCATCAAGCCGATCTTGAAGAAGAACCAGGGTGACACGGCTGCGATCTTCGTGGCGAAAGATTTCGATTTCCGCTCGGTCTATGACGTCCGCCTGCGGCCCTGA
- a CDS encoding catalase family peroxidase gives MTAMSPNPQSPRSTFASLALIAAVAGSTAGAFAYTAGWLSPNRLSPNQVADAFGPKVVAGHRLNHAKGTCFTGIFRSSGAGTSLSTAPMLAKGDFPVVGRFNLGTPDPYAKDSAPRVRGIGLLISAPGGSQWRTAMINAPVFAVSTPAEFYAMLQAGGSKDPDAAAKFAAAHPGMKPFTTWAKTGPWTGSYAEERFNSLNSFIFSDASDVKRTVRWSIVPEQSVGRITAAEFAKTGPDVLEREITDRVGTAPVRWLMTVQIAKEGDPTSDPSKAWPADRQTVTLGEIIATRVIPEPDGPCRDLNFDPTVLPAGIATSDDPFPAARSAVYAKSYDRRTAGAANYPRTADPYPPAQNEPKKGGTS, from the coding sequence ATGACCGCAATGTCTCCGAACCCACAATCCCCTCGCAGCACCTTCGCCTCGCTCGCGCTTATCGCAGCGGTCGCAGGGAGCACGGCCGGCGCCTTCGCCTACACGGCCGGCTGGCTCTCCCCGAACCGTTTGTCGCCGAACCAGGTCGCTGATGCCTTCGGGCCCAAAGTGGTGGCCGGCCATCGCCTGAACCACGCCAAGGGCACCTGTTTCACCGGCATCTTTCGGTCGAGCGGGGCGGGCACATCCCTTTCCACGGCGCCGATGCTCGCCAAGGGCGATTTTCCCGTCGTCGGTCGTTTCAATCTCGGCACGCCCGATCCCTATGCCAAGGACAGCGCACCCCGGGTACGTGGCATCGGCCTGCTGATCTCGGCGCCCGGCGGATCGCAGTGGCGCACCGCGATGATAAACGCCCCTGTGTTCGCCGTCTCGACGCCGGCTGAGTTCTACGCGATGCTTCAGGCCGGCGGATCGAAGGACCCCGACGCGGCCGCAAAGTTCGCCGCGGCGCATCCCGGCATGAAACCGTTCACCACCTGGGCGAAGACCGGACCGTGGACCGGCTCCTATGCCGAAGAACGGTTCAACAGTCTCAACTCCTTCATCTTCTCCGACGCGTCTGACGTGAAGCGCACGGTGCGCTGGTCGATCGTGCCTGAACAATCAGTCGGCCGGATCACAGCCGCCGAGTTTGCGAAGACCGGGCCTGACGTGCTGGAGCGGGAAATTACTGATCGTGTCGGGACCGCGCCGGTGAGATGGCTGATGACGGTCCAGATCGCCAAGGAAGGGGATCCAACAAGCGATCCCTCGAAGGCGTGGCCCGCTGATCGCCAGACCGTCACGCTCGGCGAGATCATAGCGACGCGCGTCATACCGGAACCGGATGGGCCGTGCCGCGACCTCAACTTTGATCCCACCGTGCTACCGGCAGGCATCGCTACCTCGGACGATCCGTTTCCGGCTGCTCGCTCGGCGGTCTATGCCAAGTCCTACGATCGTCGCACCGCCGGCGCCGCGAACTATCCGCGTACCGCCGATCCCTACCCCCCGGCCCAGAATGAGCCAAAGAAGGGAGGCACGTCGTGA
- a CDS encoding cytochrome b produces MAVAILAMLFIGVGMVSTISASYLGLVSIHRPLGIAILILAVIRIGVRLLRGTPPLPADLPAPMKQAAILSHIGLYALMVAMPLLGWGMLSAAAYPAVMWHGFALPAILPQSATLHAVLWDLHHYLAFAFFALILMHLSAALFHLLVRRDGVFESMAPVAGDMIAKPADDAYAVNRTP; encoded by the coding sequence ATGGCGGTCGCGATCCTCGCCATGCTGTTCATCGGCGTTGGTATGGTTTCGACGATCAGCGCCAGCTATCTCGGGCTCGTCTCGATCCACCGGCCCCTCGGCATCGCCATCCTGATCCTAGCCGTCATCCGGATCGGCGTGCGCCTCTTGCGCGGCACACCGCCGCTGCCGGCGGACCTGCCGGCGCCGATGAAGCAGGCCGCCATCCTGTCGCATATCGGGTTGTACGCGCTGATGGTTGCGATGCCGCTGCTTGGATGGGGGATGCTGTCGGCTGCGGCGTATCCCGCGGTCATGTGGCACGGTTTCGCCTTGCCCGCGATCCTGCCGCAGTCCGCGACGCTCCACGCGGTCCTGTGGGATCTGCACCATTATCTGGCGTTTGCGTTTTTCGCGTTGATCCTGATGCACTTGTCGGCTGCACTGTTTCACTTGCTGGTTCGGCGCGACGGCGTGTTCGAGTCGATGGCGCCAGTCGCTGGCGATATGATCGCAAAGCCGGCGGATGACGCCTACGCTGTTAACCGAACGCCCTAA
- the virB11 gene encoding P-type DNA transfer ATPase VirB11, with the protein MGTNPASLIYAHNAEPIRRHLERSDVTELVINEPGSIGLETREGWEWHEEPALDNAALMTLAKLIAGLTKQDINAEFPIVSSVLPGGERVQVVVPPAVEQGFISITIRKASGVTMDIDDFERAGLFSDVRAGGSHDDVDARLQAYRDAGEWKAFFRLAVESRKNILISGATGSGKTSFSKGLIKLIPDHERILTIEDTRELVVPQRNRVHMMYAKDGKGLQKAGAKELLESALRMRPDRILLQELRDGTAFFYLRNVNSGHPGSITTVHANTTEGALEQLTLLVKESEGGNDLDRHDIRALLRSLVDIVVQMDRLPPGEGQPARYRMTEVWFDPAGKSRG; encoded by the coding sequence ATGGGCACGAACCCGGCATCGCTGATCTACGCCCATAATGCGGAGCCGATCAGGCGACACCTCGAGCGAAGCGACGTGACCGAGCTGGTCATCAACGAGCCGGGATCGATCGGTCTGGAGACGCGCGAAGGGTGGGAATGGCACGAGGAGCCGGCATTGGACAATGCCGCGCTCATGACGCTGGCGAAGCTGATCGCCGGTCTCACCAAGCAGGACATCAACGCCGAATTTCCGATCGTCTCCTCGGTGCTGCCTGGCGGTGAACGGGTGCAGGTGGTCGTTCCACCCGCCGTCGAACAGGGCTTCATCTCGATCACGATCCGCAAGGCCTCGGGCGTCACGATGGACATCGACGACTTCGAACGCGCAGGGCTGTTCAGCGACGTTCGGGCCGGCGGATCGCACGACGATGTCGACGCCAGGCTTCAGGCCTATCGCGACGCCGGCGAGTGGAAGGCGTTCTTCCGCCTCGCGGTCGAATCCCGGAAGAACATCCTCATCTCGGGCGCGACGGGATCGGGCAAGACAAGCTTCTCGAAGGGGCTCATCAAGCTGATCCCGGACCATGAGCGAATCCTCACGATCGAGGATACGCGCGAGCTCGTCGTGCCGCAGCGCAACCGCGTCCACATGATGTACGCAAAGGACGGCAAGGGGCTGCAGAAAGCCGGCGCGAAGGAGCTGCTGGAGTCGGCGCTGCGGATGCGGCCCGATCGCATCCTCCTCCAGGAGCTGCGCGACGGCACGGCCTTCTTCTATCTCAGGAACGTCAACAGCGGGCATCCCGGCTCGATCACCACGGTCCACGCCAACACGACCGAGGGCGCGCTCGAACAGCTGACCTTGCTGGTCAAGGAATCGGAAGGCGGCAACGATCTCGACCGCCACGACATCCGGGCACTGCTGCGCTCGCTGGTCGATATCGTCGTGCAGATGGATCGCCTGCCCCCCGGAGAGGGGCAGCCGGCGCGCTATCGCATGACCGAAGTGTGGTTCGATCCAGCGGGAAAGTCGCGCGGTTGA
- a CDS encoding type IV secretory system conjugative DNA transfer family protein: MNGKWVRSDEGSQPGAIVFLAVIGLIVSAGIGAVAVLWRAHLLSAHTPWRKVPAALWGLKAYPIVYTPFLLGFGLGLALTIVTIISTLFRRQKLHGEARWARVGEIRRGKLLGASGIVLGKFGGKVMRFDGPEHVMLEAPTRAGKGVGVIIPNLLDWPDSLVVLDIKQENYDNTAGYRLRMLGQRVVLFNPLDPKGNTARYNPLSYIDRRDPVAVINELQKIGMMLFPDPVSGENFWAESARTAFLGVAAYVAATADDGADALPFTMGEVYRQFAAGDAAKRFPKIIRMREQAGKPLSGGCVSALKDFTSASPNTFTSIRQSVTAKINAWLNPYVDAATSESDFDLSEFRDKRISLYLGVSPDDLERVAPIYGLLFQQLIDRNVRELPKGDRHRIKVLVALDEFASLGKCSVLAQAFSYVAGYGLRLLPAFQSIEQIQGVYGDKVAADIERNCAVKLVLRPAGLSDAKKISEQLGTYTFRARSRSMGTWGGGGGSTSESDQRRPLLLPQEVEMLPENDLIVFRRGMYAAYGKKVRYYAEKKLAARTKIAPPGMPTIRVDPAVARNSLRVIAAAEAEETRPAPTIAAGTSASSISIADQASGARPALSPLSKAAIDAAKAAPPGERTARLFENLVSIGARSA, encoded by the coding sequence GTGAACGGCAAGTGGGTGCGAAGCGACGAAGGATCGCAGCCAGGCGCCATCGTCTTCCTGGCGGTGATCGGGTTGATCGTCAGCGCAGGCATCGGTGCCGTGGCGGTCCTCTGGAGGGCTCATCTTCTGAGCGCGCATACGCCGTGGCGCAAGGTGCCGGCGGCCCTCTGGGGGTTGAAGGCGTACCCGATCGTCTACACGCCGTTCCTCCTCGGCTTCGGGCTCGGCCTCGCGCTGACGATCGTCACGATCATCTCGACGCTGTTCAGGCGCCAGAAGCTGCACGGGGAAGCGCGATGGGCGCGAGTCGGCGAGATCCGCAGGGGCAAGTTGCTCGGGGCCTCCGGCATCGTGCTGGGCAAATTCGGCGGCAAGGTCATGCGCTTCGACGGGCCAGAGCATGTCATGCTCGAGGCACCGACGCGCGCCGGCAAGGGGGTCGGCGTCATCATCCCCAATCTTCTCGACTGGCCAGACTCGCTCGTCGTGCTCGACATCAAGCAGGAGAATTACGACAATACCGCAGGCTACCGACTGAGGATGCTCGGGCAGCGGGTGGTGCTGTTCAATCCGCTCGACCCCAAGGGCAACACGGCGCGCTACAATCCGCTGAGCTATATCGACCGCCGCGACCCCGTGGCGGTGATCAACGAGCTCCAGAAGATCGGGATGATGCTGTTCCCCGATCCCGTCTCCGGCGAGAATTTCTGGGCGGAGAGCGCGCGGACCGCGTTCCTCGGCGTGGCGGCCTACGTCGCGGCGACCGCCGATGACGGGGCGGATGCGCTGCCGTTCACGATGGGCGAAGTCTATCGGCAGTTCGCCGCCGGTGATGCCGCGAAGCGGTTCCCGAAGATCATCCGGATGCGAGAGCAGGCAGGCAAGCCGCTGTCGGGCGGCTGCGTGTCCGCGCTGAAGGATTTCACGTCGGCATCGCCGAACACCTTTACCTCGATCCGCCAGTCGGTGACCGCCAAGATCAACGCCTGGCTCAACCCTTATGTCGATGCGGCGACGTCCGAGAGCGACTTCGACTTGAGCGAGTTCCGCGATAAGCGGATCTCGCTCTACCTCGGCGTCTCGCCCGACGATCTCGAGCGCGTGGCGCCGATCTACGGGCTGCTCTTCCAGCAGCTCATCGACCGCAACGTCCGCGAGTTGCCGAAGGGCGATCGGCACCGTATCAAGGTCCTCGTCGCGCTCGACGAGTTCGCAAGCCTCGGCAAATGCTCGGTCCTCGCCCAGGCCTTCAGCTACGTCGCCGGGTACGGGCTGCGGCTGCTTCCGGCGTTCCAGTCGATCGAGCAGATCCAGGGGGTCTATGGCGACAAGGTCGCGGCCGACATCGAGCGCAACTGCGCCGTGAAGCTCGTCCTGCGGCCGGCCGGCCTGTCCGACGCCAAGAAGATCTCGGAACAGCTGGGAACGTACACCTTTCGCGCACGGTCGCGCTCGATGGGGACATGGGGCGGCGGGGGCGGATCCACTTCGGAATCCGATCAGCGCCGGCCGCTGCTATTGCCGCAGGAGGTCGAGATGCTGCCCGAGAACGACCTCATCGTGTTCCGGCGTGGCATGTACGCGGCCTATGGCAAGAAGGTTCGCTACTATGCCGAAAAGAAGCTCGCGGCGCGCACCAAGATCGCGCCGCCGGGGATGCCCACGATCCGCGTCGACCCGGCGGTCGCCCGCAACAGCCTTCGCGTGATCGCCGCAGCGGAAGCCGAGGAAACCCGCCCGGCCCCGACGATCGCGGCCGGGACCTCGGCATCATCAATCAGCATCGCAGATCAAGCGAGCGGCGCGCGCCCTGCCCTTTCACCCTTGAGCAAGGCAGCGATCGATGCTGCGAAGGCCGCCCCCCCAGGCGAGCGCACCGCCAGACTGTTCGAAAACCTCGTCTCGATCGGTGCCCGGTCCGCGTAG
- a CDS encoding LysR family transcriptional regulator, translating to MTLEQLRLFVGVAEREHVTAAARALNVTQSAASAAIAALEARHAIKLFHRVGRGITLTEAGRLFLVEARGVLARAAAAEMILDELGGLKRGTLRVVASQTIAAYWLPPILAAFHERYPALLVELAIGNTDQAAVRVHDGDADLGIVEGEVDDPSLAHWPIGEDRLVLVGAAPFSQQIDAACLRRFRWVTREQGSGTRSTLDRHLRALDVDPAMLDVALVLPSNESVRTAIEAGAGVGVLSSLVVAPAIKAGTLHAGPIEFGPRAFFGLRHKERYRTKAADALLDLIGSQRC from the coding sequence ATGACCCTTGAGCAACTTCGTCTCTTTGTCGGCGTCGCCGAGCGTGAGCATGTGACGGCTGCGGCGCGTGCGCTGAACGTTACCCAGTCAGCGGCGTCGGCTGCCATCGCCGCGCTAGAGGCGCGACACGCGATCAAGCTGTTCCATCGGGTCGGGCGAGGGATCACCCTAACCGAGGCGGGGCGACTGTTCCTCGTCGAGGCGCGGGGCGTCCTTGCGCGCGCAGCAGCGGCTGAGATGATACTGGACGAACTGGGTGGCCTCAAGCGCGGCACGCTGCGCGTCGTTGCCAGTCAGACCATTGCCGCCTACTGGTTACCACCGATCCTGGCCGCATTCCACGAACGCTATCCGGCGCTGTTAGTCGAGCTCGCAATCGGTAACACCGATCAAGCCGCTGTCCGTGTCCACGATGGCGACGCCGATCTTGGCATCGTCGAAGGCGAGGTCGATGATCCTTCCCTCGCACATTGGCCGATCGGCGAGGACCGGCTGGTATTGGTCGGCGCAGCGCCATTCTCTCAGCAAATCGACGCGGCTTGCCTGCGTCGATTCCGCTGGGTCACGCGCGAGCAGGGCTCGGGCACCCGCTCGACGCTCGATCGACACTTGCGCGCGCTCGACGTCGATCCCGCGATGCTCGACGTTGCGCTGGTTCTGCCGTCCAACGAGAGCGTGCGTACCGCGATCGAGGCCGGTGCAGGTGTCGGCGTTCTGTCATCACTGGTCGTTGCACCGGCGATCAAGGCCGGTACGCTGCATGCGGGACCGATCGAGTTTGGTCCGCGCGCCTTCTTTGGGCTTCGACACAAGGAGCGGTATCGCACGAAGGCCGCGGATGCACTGCTGGACCTGATTGGCTCGCAGCGCTGTTAG
- a CDS encoding YidH family protein produces MDAPHDADRAHAKLAESASTLKDSAVQQVDSADRRTELAIDRTILAGERTYAAWVRTGLAALASGIGARALLSDVVFPWLATATGTMLILFSAFCFVAAVWREMGAGAPPPRPDIRRLPAALLLIVNGFLVLVSLAALVGIWSARS; encoded by the coding sequence ATGGACGCCCCCCACGACGCCGATCGGGCTCATGCGAAGCTGGCGGAGAGCGCGAGCACGCTGAAGGACAGCGCAGTCCAGCAGGTGGACAGCGCCGACCGCCGCACAGAGCTTGCCATCGACAGGACGATCCTTGCCGGAGAGCGCACCTATGCCGCCTGGGTACGGACCGGACTGGCGGCGCTTGCATCCGGGATCGGCGCTCGCGCGCTGCTCAGCGACGTCGTCTTCCCGTGGCTGGCGACGGCGACCGGAACGATGCTGATCCTGTTCAGCGCCTTCTGCTTTGTTGCTGCGGTGTGGCGCGAGATGGGCGCCGGCGCCCCGCCGCCACGACCGGATATCAGGCGCCTGCCAGCCGCGTTGCTCCTGATAGTAAACGGATTTCTGGTGCTCGTGTCGCTTGCAGCGCTCGTGGGCATCTGGAGCGCGCGCTCATAG
- a CDS encoding sulfite oxidase, producing MTEADRARPNLILRCLDPLNAETHPDKLTTFLTAQADFYIRSHGPTPKLAGDHRVALDGLVDRPRTFTVAELQTAFASRTVTATMQCAGNRRAHLQDVKKTSGDPWDVGAIGNAAWTGVALRDVLAAAGIQDGASFVGATGADDVDVDGETAPFGASISIAKALEPDVLIAWAMNGEALTPEHGAPLRLVVPGYAGVRSAKWLTRIEVRDRPSDAPIQAKDYKLFPASIAKEDADWDQGLTIEEMPLNAAICAPVDGEHVRAGACSIAGYAVAFGRAVSRVEVSVNNGTDWVQAELAAEPDAPWSWTQWCVTLDLSPGLHVLVVRAVDGAGQMQPERPEAIWNFAGYLSTAWHRITVTAG from the coding sequence ATGACAGAAGCCGATCGCGCCAGACCGAACCTCATCCTCCGCTGCCTGGACCCGCTCAACGCGGAGACACATCCAGACAAATTGACCACCTTCCTGACGGCGCAGGCAGATTTCTACATACGCAGCCACGGGCCGACGCCGAAGCTCGCCGGCGATCATCGTGTAGCGCTCGACGGATTGGTCGATCGACCGCGCACTTTCACGGTTGCCGAACTTCAGACGGCATTCGCGAGCCGGACAGTGACCGCGACCATGCAGTGCGCCGGCAATCGGCGAGCACATCTTCAAGATGTCAAGAAGACCTCGGGCGATCCCTGGGACGTGGGTGCGATCGGCAATGCGGCGTGGACCGGCGTCGCGCTCCGCGACGTGCTCGCCGCGGCCGGCATCCAGGACGGCGCCTCGTTCGTCGGCGCGACGGGTGCCGACGACGTCGATGTCGATGGTGAGACGGCGCCGTTCGGTGCCTCGATCTCGATCGCCAAGGCTTTGGAGCCCGACGTGCTGATCGCGTGGGCGATGAATGGCGAGGCGCTGACCCCCGAACATGGCGCACCATTACGGCTCGTCGTGCCGGGCTACGCGGGCGTTCGTAGCGCCAAGTGGCTGACCCGCATCGAGGTGCGCGATCGCCCATCGGATGCGCCGATCCAGGCCAAGGACTACAAGCTCTTCCCGGCGTCAATAGCGAAGGAGGACGCGGACTGGGATCAGGGCCTGACGATCGAGGAGATGCCGCTCAACGCTGCGATCTGCGCTCCCGTGGACGGCGAACATGTCAGAGCCGGGGCATGCTCGATCGCAGGCTATGCGGTCGCCTTCGGTCGAGCGGTCTCCCGCGTCGAGGTCTCCGTCAATAACGGCACCGACTGGGTGCAGGCGGAACTGGCCGCAGAACCCGATGCCCCCTGGAGCTGGACGCAGTGGTGCGTCACACTCGATCTGTCGCCCGGGCTCCATGTCCTGGTGGTCCGCGCCGTCGATGGTGCCGGGCAGATGCAGCCCGAACGACCCGAGGCGATCTGGAATTTCGCGGGCTATCTCTCGACGGCCTGGCACCGCATCACCGTCACCGCCGGCTGA
- a CDS encoding YeiH family protein, with protein MLCLTVTGAAYALEAGERAVAGKAWLEALVLAILLGTAVRSVWTPGDRWHAGIAFSAKYLLEVAVVLLGASVSAVTILSAGPGLLIGIAGVVACAILLSFAIGRLLGLPTRMALLVACGNAICGNSAIAAVAPVIGADSDDVAASIAFTAVLGVAVVVGLPLLGIALGMSGLAFGTLAGLTVYAVPQVIAAASPLGTVAVQTGTLVKLVRVLMLGPVCLLLSLVAPHLGSQGEPHGEEVAGGSRSNRPGLFHLVPWFIIGFLALVAFRSLGLMPAEAIAPIGRIATLLTVISMAALGLGVDVRIVAKAGGRVTAAVVISLLGLGAISMALLAALHIA; from the coding sequence ATGCTGTGCCTGACCGTAACTGGGGCCGCTTATGCGCTCGAAGCCGGCGAGCGCGCCGTGGCGGGGAAGGCGTGGCTGGAGGCCTTGGTGCTGGCGATCTTGTTAGGCACGGCGGTCCGCAGCGTGTGGACGCCCGGCGACCGCTGGCACGCCGGCATCGCTTTCAGCGCCAAGTATCTGCTGGAAGTCGCCGTGGTCCTGCTCGGCGCATCGGTCAGTGCCGTCACCATCCTGTCGGCCGGTCCTGGGCTGCTGATCGGCATTGCCGGGGTGGTGGCGTGCGCCATTCTGCTCAGCTTTGCCATCGGGCGGCTACTCGGCCTGCCGACGCGCATGGCGTTGCTGGTGGCGTGCGGCAATGCGATCTGCGGCAACTCGGCTATCGCAGCCGTGGCGCCAGTGATCGGAGCGGACAGCGACGACGTTGCCGCCTCGATCGCATTCACCGCCGTGCTGGGCGTGGCAGTCGTCGTCGGATTGCCGCTGCTCGGGATCGCGCTCGGCATGAGCGGCCTCGCCTTCGGCACGCTCGCCGGCCTCACGGTCTACGCAGTGCCGCAGGTGATCGCCGCGGCGTCGCCGCTTGGCACGGTTGCGGTGCAAACGGGTACGTTGGTTAAACTGGTGCGCGTGCTGATGCTGGGGCCGGTCTGCCTCTTACTGTCGCTGGTGGCGCCGCACTTGGGGTCGCAGGGGGAGCCCCATGGTGAGGAGGTCGCCGGTGGAAGCCGTAGCAACCGCCCCGGCCTTTTTCACCTCGTGCCGTGGTTCATCATCGGCTTCCTGGCGCTGGTCGCCTTCCGGTCGCTAGGTCTGATGCCGGCCGAGGCCATTGCACCGATCGGGCGAATCGCGACCCTGCTGACGGTCATCTCGATGGCGGCGCTCGGGCTCGGCGTGGATGTTCGAATCGTCGCCAAGGCCGGCGGACGTGTCACCGCCGCGGTCGTCATCTCCTTGCTTGGGCTGGGGGCGATCAGCATGGCTCTACTCGCTGCCCTTCACATCGCTTGA
- a CDS encoding relaxase/mobilization nuclease domain-containing protein codes for MSFRLSSGTLDTMAGVFAPSKKYRAGSGGGTGKAPSTGGTMLGLAVASMIPKPTSRSTAYRSSPHTKQAFGGSAQAAVSRRAVSTMERTARRAPEVMVRITGRQHGGGHVLANFSYISRLGHGPDEELPLYTSDGDVIRDGGEMQILAQDWHEWEMGDDARRKGATSISMILSMPTGTDPERLKDATLDFAREEFANRSWVASLHVDRDHPHVHVTFARRDHDGRRFHPDRDDLFRYRQRFAEKLRDRGIEANATPARARGIDPAHEPIAARKVREKGGVPRLDKGRAERAARYREWGLADPVEAVLARQHVTVRAAYERSIVELSSSPSLVDQAVAKSLERFVASMRTPEPNSTKSIRLAASPDRRDAADLEVRDRVAAALARSRAMREQLEADRQLSEGTGRPQIAREGERSAGVSDRLRSLMEEANRQSENAAPRKADDILQQVREHDRAHRGRDQILNKGEPRR; via the coding sequence ATGAGCTTCCGGCTTTCTTCCGGTACGCTCGACACCATGGCTGGCGTCTTCGCGCCTTCCAAGAAGTACCGGGCCGGCAGCGGGGGCGGGACGGGAAAGGCACCGTCCACGGGGGGTACGATGCTGGGGTTGGCGGTCGCTTCCATGATCCCGAAGCCGACCAGTCGATCGACCGCCTATCGATCCTCGCCACACACCAAGCAGGCATTTGGGGGGAGTGCGCAGGCGGCGGTCAGCAGGCGCGCCGTGTCCACGATGGAGCGGACGGCGCGGCGTGCGCCGGAGGTCATGGTCCGCATCACGGGTCGGCAGCATGGCGGCGGCCATGTCCTTGCCAACTTCTCCTACATCAGCCGTCTCGGGCATGGTCCGGACGAAGAGCTGCCACTCTATACAAGCGACGGCGACGTCATCCGCGACGGCGGGGAGATGCAAATCCTCGCGCAGGATTGGCACGAGTGGGAGATGGGTGATGACGCGCGCCGGAAGGGGGCGACATCGATTTCGATGATCCTTTCGATGCCGACCGGCACTGATCCGGAGCGGCTGAAGGACGCGACCCTCGACTTCGCGCGCGAGGAATTCGCAAACCGATCCTGGGTCGCCTCGCTCCATGTCGACCGTGATCATCCCCACGTCCATGTCACCTTCGCACGCCGCGACCATGACGGACGACGCTTCCATCCCGACCGTGATGATCTTTTCCGCTATCGCCAACGCTTTGCCGAGAAGCTGCGTGACCGGGGCATCGAGGCGAACGCGACGCCGGCGAGGGCACGTGGTATCGACCCGGCGCATGAGCCCATCGCGGCGCGCAAGGTGCGGGAGAAGGGAGGCGTGCCTCGCCTCGACAAGGGCCGCGCCGAGCGCGCCGCGCGCTACCGGGAGTGGGGGCTCGCCGATCCTGTCGAGGCTGTCCTTGCTCGTCAGCACGTGACCGTTCGAGCCGCCTATGAGCGTTCGATCGTCGAGCTGTCGTCGTCACCCTCATTGGTCGATCAAGCCGTGGCGAAAAGTCTCGAGCGATTCGTGGCATCGATGCGGACTCCCGAGCCGAACTCGACCAAGTCTATCCGGCTGGCGGCATCACCCGATCGGCGTGATGCGGCTGACCTTGAGGTGCGCGATCGGGTTGCCGCCGCGCTTGCGCGATCGAGAGCGATGCGCGAGCAGCTCGAAGCAGATCGACAATTATCGGAGGGCACAGGGCGTCCGCAGATCGCGCGAGAGGGGGAGCGCTCGGCGGGCGTATCCGACCGTCTCCGGTCTCTGATGGAAGAGGCCAACAGGCAATCCGAGAACGCTGCGCCGAGGAAGGCCGACGACATTCTACAGCAGGTGCGGGAGCACGATCGCGCGCACCGCGGGCGAGACCAGATATTGAACAAGGGCGAGCCACGGCGATGA